From Salmo salar chromosome ssa04, Ssal_v3.1, whole genome shotgun sequence, one genomic window encodes:
- the LOC106597433 gene encoding reticulon-4 receptor-like 2, with the protein MDTPTTARSRQCSFMRTCKSGLSLWLVVWLVLGKPGPSAACPHLCVCYPTPMTVSCQAQNFTSVPVGVPYDSQRVFLQNNRITELRVGSFGFGTQVLWLFSNNITWIEAGSFSELRDLEELDLGDNSHLRRLEGGAFRGLEKLQSLHMHRCKLTALPHDLFHKLYSLQFLYLQENQLHFLQDDLFSDLINLSQLFLHGNRIRTLSENVFRGLVNLDRLLLHDNRVRQVNRRAFRDLGRLTMLFLFNNSLAELPGQALRDTQGIEFLRLNGNPWSCGCEALPLWEWFRGARVSSSELLCSSPSPRRGMDLRFLREMDFALCPLPDPGTLAGSTTRTFSTKTRWWFSKHKPQSQTKAVFEKSSETIKAFPFPQGKNNPPIVTSTNVKYELGEEEAALPKLDAEEYWANYGNEDAGTTLRCFELECPPDFDGLPPNSSSTPTSSHSLSLLLALSLLAASINLHLIFG; encoded by the exons gcgGCCTCTCCCTGTGGCTGGTGGTGTGGTTGGTCCTCGGCAAGCCCGGTCCGTCGGCGGCGTGCCCGCATCTGTGCGTGTGCTACCCGACTCCCATGACCGTGAGCTGCCAGGCGCAGAACTTCACCTCCGTGCCCGTTGGCGTGCCCTACGACTCGCAGCGCGTGTTCCTACAGAACAACCGAATTACGGAGCTCAGAGTCGGCTCTTTCGGCTTCGGGACTCAG gTCTTGTGGCTGTTCTCCAACAACATCACGTGGATTGAGGCTGGCTCCTTCAGTGAGCTGAGGGATCTAGAGGAGCTGGACCTGGGGGACAACTCTCACCTGCGCAGGCTGGAAGGAGGCGCCTTCAGGGGGCTGGAGAAACTCCAGAGTCTCCACATGCACCGCTGCAAGCTTACCGCCCTGCCCCATGACCTGTTCCACAAGCTGTACAGCCTGCAGTTCCTCTACCTGCAG GAGAACCAGCTCCACTTCCTCCAGGATGACCTCTTCTCTGACCTCATCAACCTGAGCCAGCTCTTCTTGCATGGAAACCGTATCCGTACCCTGTCGGAGAACGTGTTCCGTGGCCTGGTCAACTTGGACCGCCTTCTTCTCCACGACAATCGTGTGCGCCAGGTTAACCGCCGGGCGTTCCGCGACCTCGGAcgcctcaccatgctcttcctgTTCAACAACTCATTGGCTGAGCTCCCCGGCCAGGCTCTCCGTGACACCCAGGGCATCGAGTTCCTCCGTCTCAACGGGAACCCCTGGTCCTGTGGCTGCGAGGCCCTCCCCCTGTGGGAGTGGTTCCGTGGCGCCCGCGTCTCATCGTCCGAGCTGTTGTGTTCCTCCCCGTCCCCCCGCCGCGGGATGGACCTCCGCTTCCTCCGTGAGATGGACTTCGCCCTCTGCCCTCTCCCCGACCCCGGCACCCTGGCCGGCTCCACCACGAGGACCTTCAGCACCAAGACAAGATGGTGGTTCTCCAAGCACAAGCCCCAGTCCCAGACCAAGGCAGTGTTCGAGAAGAGCTCCGAGACCATCAAGGCCTTCCCGTTCCCCCAAGGAAAGAACAACCCACCCATCGTGACCTCCACCAATGTCAAGTACGAGCTCGGCGAGGAAGAGGCAGCACTACCCAAACTCGACGCTGAGGAGTACTGGGCGAACTATGGGAACGAGGACGCCGGCACCACGCTGCGATGCTTCGAGCTCGAGTGTCCGCCTGACTTCGATGGCctccctcccaactcctcctccacccccacgtcatcccactctctctcactcctcctcgcCCTCTCGCTACTCGCCGCCTCCATCAATCTACA